From Kineosporia succinea, the proteins below share one genomic window:
- a CDS encoding glycerophosphodiester phosphodiesterase has protein sequence MPNHLMIAHRTPADRGSCEALVSSGANVFEVDVMLAADDEIVISHDIPFLVTLPWFRHDGLRLSLSRHPLGPPVEAVVDLLPKQVEIMLDLKCDRGTEAFRLVRKVLTLGLDPSRCYVSSKNWRSLEELEREGFRTWRSVAHPWALRGLLDDGKSTYATTVRHPLLTPGTLERLQQLGRVMAWTVNDPQRAVELVEMGVDGVTSDLPEVFSAIRAPMGDVVVDLREQVAREG, from the coding sequence GTGCCGAATCACCTGATGATCGCCCACCGCACACCGGCCGACCGGGGCAGTTGCGAGGCCCTGGTGTCATCCGGTGCGAACGTGTTCGAGGTCGACGTCATGCTGGCCGCCGACGACGAGATCGTGATCTCGCACGACATCCCGTTCCTCGTCACCCTGCCCTGGTTCCGCCACGACGGCCTGCGCCTGTCGCTCTCCCGGCACCCGCTGGGCCCGCCCGTGGAAGCCGTCGTCGACCTGCTCCCGAAGCAGGTCGAGATCATGCTCGACCTGAAGTGCGACCGGGGGACCGAGGCCTTCCGGCTGGTGCGCAAGGTGCTCACGCTGGGCCTCGACCCGTCGCGCTGCTACGTCAGCAGCAAGAACTGGCGTTCACTGGAAGAGCTGGAGCGCGAGGGTTTCCGCACCTGGCGCAGCGTGGCCCACCCCTGGGCCCTGCGCGGTCTGCTCGACGACGGCAAGTCCACCTACGCCACCACGGTTCGGCACCCGCTGCTCACCCCGGGCACGCTCGAGCGCCTGCAGCAGCTCGGCCGGGTGATGGCCTGGACCGTGAACGACCCGCAACGCGCGGTCGAGCTGGTCGAGATGGGCGTCGACGGCGTCACGTCCGACCTGCCCGAGGTGTTCTCGGCGATCAGGGCACCGATGGGGGACGTGGTGGTCGACCTGCGCGAGCAGGTCGCCCGGGAGGGTTAA
- a CDS encoding putative bifunctional diguanylate cyclase/phosphodiesterase, translated as MLLPLRRDRPARPEQVRRYTRAAVCALLVLIVLMTASVMLKRAAERGARAQRDLAAVNSDLNAQDAVVWRAVSSRMDDVTALVWLNESRGGTLSRITGTSAPGLSGDERAGLLRDYEAYARAVDRELQMRNSNEGLSADAYSRNTVEPAFETVTRTVRTIAGEVDRDAYRMRVAAYVALIATFGTAALMIMLLAGGRRLGRVLEEARNRAIERYRTLAGESSVMVVVMRRDGLATFLSPAAERMLQLPPSDGELPEGSDVLLTRVHPADRNLLMTSLASVRPDSGALQTDLRLRAGTDETGEEDEEGLWRTYEVSFRDHTGRTGVDGILLTGHDITRQRELQNEIQRRTLHDDLTGLPNRALLTDRIQQALRDGSRHGMPIGLLIIDLDRFKEINDTLGHHYGDELLVLVGQALQRALRGVDTVARLGGDEFAVLLPQVSDLNGACAVAWKLHDALEDSFVVEGVELDVEASIGVAVSSLTEDDSAAGLLQRADVAMYVAKGRSVGVVGYDPRDDVNTIERLALLGDLRRALSNDELYLVYQPKISLVDGHLGSVEALLRWQHPERGLVPPDAFIPLAENTGLIGALTRHVLDTALAQGRAWLDAGVPLRIAVNTSARNLHDDEFDRTVRSLLVKHGVEPSMLILEVTESALMADPVRARQLLQRLAAQGISISIDDFGAGYTSIKQLRSLPIHELKVDRSFVQAMEQDPGEELIVRSVIELGRNLGLTTVAEGVETPEALVKLASFGCDTAQGYVLAKPMPATEFDRWRAQWRGLAAVTAST; from the coding sequence ATGCTCCTTCCCCTGCGCCGCGACCGGCCCGCGCGGCCGGAACAGGTGCGCAGGTACACCCGCGCGGCGGTCTGTGCCCTGCTGGTCCTGATCGTCCTGATGACGGCGAGCGTGATGCTCAAGCGGGCCGCCGAGCGCGGGGCGCGGGCGCAGCGTGACCTGGCGGCGGTCAACAGCGACCTGAACGCACAGGACGCGGTGGTCTGGCGGGCGGTCAGCAGCCGGATGGACGACGTCACGGCACTGGTCTGGCTCAACGAGAGCCGGGGCGGCACCCTGAGCCGGATCACGGGGACGAGTGCGCCCGGGTTGTCCGGGGACGAACGGGCCGGCCTGCTGCGGGACTACGAGGCCTACGCCCGCGCAGTGGATCGCGAGCTCCAGATGCGCAACAGCAACGAGGGGCTGTCGGCCGACGCGTACAGCCGGAACACGGTCGAGCCGGCCTTCGAGACGGTCACCCGGACGGTGCGGACGATCGCCGGCGAGGTGGACCGGGACGCGTACCGGATGCGGGTCGCGGCGTACGTGGCGCTGATCGCGACCTTCGGGACGGCGGCGCTGATGATCATGCTGCTGGCGGGTGGACGCCGGCTGGGCCGGGTGCTCGAGGAGGCCCGGAACCGGGCGATCGAGCGGTACCGGACGCTCGCCGGGGAGTCGTCGGTGATGGTCGTGGTGATGCGGCGCGACGGCCTGGCCACCTTCCTGAGCCCCGCGGCGGAGCGGATGCTGCAGCTGCCGCCCTCCGACGGCGAACTGCCCGAGGGCAGCGACGTGCTGCTCACCCGGGTGCACCCGGCCGACCGGAACCTGCTGATGACGAGCCTGGCCAGTGTGCGCCCGGACTCCGGGGCGCTGCAGACCGACCTGCGCCTGCGGGCCGGGACGGACGAGACCGGCGAGGAGGACGAGGAAGGGCTCTGGCGCACCTACGAGGTGTCGTTCCGCGACCACACCGGCCGGACCGGCGTCGACGGGATCCTGCTGACCGGCCACGACATCACCCGCCAGCGGGAACTGCAGAACGAGATCCAGCGGCGCACGCTGCACGACGACCTGACCGGGCTGCCCAACCGCGCGCTGCTCACGGACCGGATCCAGCAGGCGCTGAGGGACGGCAGCCGGCACGGCATGCCGATCGGGCTGCTGATCATCGACCTGGACCGGTTCAAGGAGATCAACGACACCCTCGGCCATCACTACGGCGACGAGCTGCTGGTGCTGGTCGGGCAGGCGCTGCAGCGGGCGCTGCGCGGCGTGGACACCGTGGCCCGGCTCGGCGGCGACGAGTTCGCCGTGCTGCTGCCGCAGGTCAGCGACCTGAACGGGGCCTGCGCGGTGGCCTGGAAACTGCATGACGCGCTGGAGGACTCGTTCGTGGTCGAGGGCGTCGAGCTCGACGTGGAGGCCAGCATCGGGGTGGCGGTGTCGTCGCTGACCGAGGACGACTCGGCGGCCGGCCTGCTGCAGCGGGCCGACGTGGCGATGTACGTGGCCAAGGGACGCAGCGTCGGGGTGGTCGGTTACGACCCGCGCGACGACGTGAACACGATCGAGCGCCTGGCCCTGCTCGGCGATCTGCGCCGGGCGCTCAGCAACGACGAGCTGTACCTGGTCTATCAGCCCAAGATCTCGCTCGTGGACGGGCATCTCGGCTCGGTCGAGGCCCTGCTGCGCTGGCAGCACCCCGAACGGGGCCTGGTGCCCCCGGACGCCTTCATCCCGCTGGCCGAGAACACCGGCCTGATCGGGGCTCTCACCCGGCACGTGCTGGACACCGCCCTGGCCCAGGGCCGGGCCTGGCTGGACGCCGGGGTGCCGTTGCGCATCGCGGTGAACACCTCGGCGCGCAACCTGCACGACGACGAGTTCGACCGCACGGTGCGCTCTTTGCTGGTCAAGCACGGCGTCGAGCCCTCGATGCTGATCCTGGAGGTCACCGAGAGCGCACTGATGGCCGACCCCGTGCGGGCCCGTCAGCTGCTGCAACGCCTGGCCGCGCAGGGTATCTCGATCTCGATCGACGACTTCGGGGCGGGCTACACGAGCATCAAGCAGCTGCGGTCGCTGCCGATCCACGAGCTGAAGGTGGACCGGTCGTTCGTGCAGGCGATGGAGCAGGACCCGGGCGAGGAACTGATCGTGCGCAGCGTGATCGAACTGGGCCGCAACCTGGGCCTGACGACGGTGGCCGAGGGCGTCGAGACCCCCGAGGCCCTGGTCAAACTCGCCTCGTTCGGGTGCGACACGGCGCAGGGTTACGTGCTGGCCAAGCCGATGCCGGCGACGGAGTTCGACCGCTGGCGGGCGCAATGGCGGGGCCTGGCCGCGGTGACGGCGTCTACCTGA
- a CDS encoding TetR family transcriptional regulator: MNGVVEKRPGARELARRAMKAQVSQMAFDLFVDRGYEETTVDDICEVAGISRSTFFRYFPTKEDVLLSQGTNTVDRVLVALKERPDDESAWNALRQAMKPAIEQYDDGSERRLSLHRLLTATPVLAAHQQQNKLSEWHAVLGPELARRLGGEPDDPSDPASLALVAAALGCLDAALRAWAASADPRPLAEILDQALSAIR, translated from the coding sequence ATGAACGGCGTGGTGGAGAAACGTCCCGGTGCCCGGGAGCTGGCCCGCAGGGCGATGAAGGCGCAGGTCTCGCAGATGGCGTTCGACCTGTTCGTCGATCGCGGCTACGAGGAGACCACCGTCGACGACATCTGCGAGGTCGCCGGGATCTCGCGCAGCACGTTCTTTCGCTACTTCCCCACCAAAGAAGACGTGCTGCTCTCCCAGGGCACCAACACGGTGGATCGGGTGCTGGTGGCGCTGAAGGAGCGACCCGACGACGAATCGGCCTGGAACGCCCTGCGCCAGGCCATGAAACCGGCGATCGAGCAGTACGACGACGGGTCGGAACGCCGCCTGAGTCTGCACCGGCTCCTCACGGCCACCCCGGTGCTGGCGGCGCATCAGCAGCAGAACAAGCTGTCCGAGTGGCACGCCGTGCTCGGCCCGGAGCTGGCCCGCCGGCTGGGAGGTGAGCCGGACGACCCGTCCGACCCCGCGTCCCTCGCCCTGGTTGCCGCCGCCCTGGGGTGTCTGGACGCCGCTCTGCGAGCCTGGGCCGCCTCGGCCGATCCCCGGCCGCTGGCCGAGATTCTCGACCAGGCCCTGAGCGCGATCAGGTAG